The Fusobacterium sp. IOR10 region ACTCTAGCTGTATTATATAGAGATAAAATAGGAGAAAATAACTATATTGGTGGGACACCTTGGATATTAAAAAATAGATTAAAATTAGGTAAGGTTGGAATAGCCTATGCAGTAGCTTCAATTTTATGTTATGTTGGAGTAACTCAAGTTATGGCAAATTCCATAACAGAATCAATTGCAAGTGCTTATTCTATTAATCAAAAAATTGTTGCAGCAATATTAACATTAATTGTGGCAGGTATAATCTTTGGAAGAGGTAAAAAAGATACCATTATAAATACTCTTAATAAAATAGTGCCAATTATGGCAATTTTGTATTTAGGAGTTGTTATATTTGTTTTAGTAACTAATTTTTCAAAGATTCCATCTATGCTTATGAACATATTTCAAATGGCTTTTGGAGTAAAAGAAATTTTTGGTGGTGGAATTGGAATTGTTGTAATGCAAGGGGTTAGAAGAGGACTATTCTCAAATGAAGCAGGAAGTGGAAATTCAAATTATGCAGCAGCAGTGGTTGATATAGATGAACCAGCAAAACAGGGTATGGTACAATGCTTAGGAGTATTTGTTGATACTTTAGTAGTTTGTTCTGCAACAGCTTTCGTTATATTACTAGCAGGGGCTGAAAAAATATCTGGAGTAAATGGAATGATGTTAAAGGGACGAGAACTTAGTGGAATGGCTTTATTCCAAGAATCTTTAAAAGTTCACATAGGATGGATAGGTATACCATTCACTGTAGTTGTTATTTCCTTCTTTTCATTAAGTACAATATTAGCTGTTGCTTATTATGGAAAAAATGCTCTAACTTTTATAAGTGATAAAACTATTATCAATATATTATATCAAATATCAATAATTTTAATGGTTTATACAGGTGGGATTCAACAAAATTTCTTTGTTTGGTCATTGGCTGATTTTGGCTTAGGTATAATGACTGTCATTAATATAACTTTTTTAAGTCCCTTAATTGGAGAAGCTTTAGATGAACTGAAAAAATATGAAATAGTTTTGAAAAAAGAAAAAAATATGCATTTATAATTTTTAATTTCTAATAGAGAAGAATATTTAATTCTTCTCTATTTTTTTATTTAAATTTTTAAATTAATTTAATCTTAACAAATTCAAATTATTGATAAAAAACAACAATTGTATTATACTATACATAAAAAGATACTATTGAGAGGTTTAAAATGAAATTTTTTGTTAGAGAGAATTTTTTAAAAAATGTTAC contains the following coding sequences:
- a CDS encoding sodium:alanine symporter family protein; this translates as MVVKSLINWVNNFLWGNNILVVMLIGAALISTVASKFMQFRLFGTIVSILTKKEKKKNGISSLETFFLGTACRVGAGNIAGVVAAITVGGPGALFWMWIVALFGAATSFIEATLAVLYRDKIGENNYIGGTPWILKNRLKLGKVGIAYAVASILCYVGVTQVMANSITESIASAYSINQKIVAAILTLIVAGIIFGRGKKDTIINTLNKIVPIMAILYLGVVIFVLVTNFSKIPSMLMNIFQMAFGVKEIFGGGIGIVVMQGVRRGLFSNEAGSGNSNYAAAVVDIDEPAKQGMVQCLGVFVDTLVVCSATAFVILLAGAEKISGVNGMMLKGRELSGMALFQESLKVHIGWIGIPFTVVVISFFSLSTILAVAYYGKNALTFISDKTIINILYQISIILMVYTGGIQQNFFVWSLADFGLGIMTVINITFLSPLIGEALDELKKYEIVLKKEKNMHL